A single Phragmites australis chromosome 4, lpPhrAust1.1, whole genome shotgun sequence DNA region contains:
- the LOC133915750 gene encoding type IV inositol polyphosphate 5-phosphatase 7-like isoform X2: protein METMRDENSNKNKLSWSKTLVRKWFNIKTKAKDFHSDYAVEEVGVQWRTSFSDRDACKSKKSRTERLPRKNVDRDGRVGNGFDGAYITNTQDYRVFVGTWNVGGRSPSSHLNLDDWLHTSPAADIYVIGFQEIVPLNAGNVLLTEDNGPAKKWVSLVRKTLNNLDQQGSVVYNYHTPSPAPDPIVELNVDFERSSRRQRNSSFFHRRSFQSFNRSSRIDMMDPHSLVDRRFSVCDRISFGSRPSDVDTSMRCGGSSDDENIDEESPSGIFFPPMPCGYGAPLCTDSRYCLVASKQMVGIFLMVWVRSDIRENVKNLKVSCVGRGLMGYLGNKGSISISMSLHRTSFCFVCTHLTSGQKDGDQLRRNADVVEILRKTRFPHVHGAGDKKSPETILDHDRIIWLGDLNYRIALSYRSVKALVEMHNWKQLLEKDQLRIEQRYGRVFAGWKEGRIYFPPTYKYSYNSDRYAGDDMHPNEKRRTPAWCDRILWYGRGLNQLCYVRGESRFSDHRPVYSIFTAEVQIPSQTQFGGISRSSSLMGVDELQYPTYPRSYMDINFY from the exons ATGGAGACAATGAGAGATGAGAATTCGAACAAGAACAAG CTGTCCTGGTCCAAGACCCTTGTTAGGAAGTGGTTCAACATCAAAACAAAGGCGAAAGACTTCCATTCAGATTATGCAGTTGAAGAAG TGGGAGTGCAGTGGAGGACCAGTTTCTCTGATAGAGATGCATGCAAATCCAAGAAAAGCAGGACAG AGCGGTTGCCTAGGAAGAATGTGGATCGAGATGGTCGAGTAGGAAATGGATTTGACGGTGCTTATATTACAAACACACAGGACTACAG GGTCTTCGTTGGTACATGGAATGTGGGCGGAAGGTCACCATCTAGTCATTTGAATCTGGATGACTGGCTTCATACATCTCCTGCTgctgatatatatgtgattgg GTTTCAGGAAATTGTTCCTTTGAATGCTGGTAACGTTCTATTGACTGAAGACAATGGTCCAGCGAAGAAATGGGTTTCTCTTGTTAGAAAAACTCTAAATAATCTGGATCAACAAGGCTCAGTTGTCTATAATTACCACACCCCCTCACCGGCTCCAGATCCTATTGTGGAGCTCAATGTTGACTTTGAGAGATCATCAAGAAGACAAAGGAACTCATCATTCTTCCATCGACGTTCATTCCAGTCCTTTAATCGTAGTTCAAGAATTGACATGATGGATCCTCACTCGTTAGTGGACCGTCGTTTCAGTGTTTGTGACCGGATTAGCTTCGGCAGCAGGCCAAGTGATGTTGACACCAGTATGAGATGTGGTGGGTCATCTGATGATGAGAATATTGACGAGGAATCACCTAGTGGTATATTCTTCCCACCAATGCCATGCGGATATGGTGCTCCACTATGCACCGATTCTAG GTATTGCTTAGTTGCCAGCAAGCAAATGGTTGGAATTTTCCTCATGGTTTGGGTACGGAGTGATATAAGGGAGAATGTGAAGAACTTGAAGGTTTCATGTGTTGGTAGAGGCTTGATGGGCTATCTTGGAAACAAG GGATCAATATCAATCAGCATGTCTCTGCATCGGACAAGCTTTTGCTTTGTGTGCACTCACTTAACATCAGGTCAAAAAGATGGTGACCAACTTAGAAGAAATGCAGATGTAGTGGAAATTCTGAGGAAAACCAGATTTCCACATGTTCATGGAGCAGGTGACAAGAAGTCACCAGAGACAATTCTTGACCATGA tCGTATTATATGGCTTGGGGATCTGAATTACCGGATAGCTCTTTCATATCGCTCAGTGAAGGCTTTGGTTGAGATGCACAATTGGAAACAGTTATTGGAAAAGGACCAG CTTCGCATAGAGCAAAGATACGGTCGGGTATTTGCAGGCTGGAAAGAAGGAAGGATTTACTTTCCTCCCACGTACAAATACTCATACAACTCTGATAGATATGCCGGCGATGATATGCACCCAAATGAGAAGCGAAGAACACCAGCGtg GTGTGACCGAATTCTGTGGTATGGAAGAGGTCTGAATCAACTATGTTATGTGCGTGGCGAGTCCAGGTTCTCAGATCACAGACCTGTGTATAGCATTTTCACAGCAGAAGTTCAAATTCCGAGCCAAACACAATTCGGTGGcatttctcgttctagctctcTCATGGGGGTGGATGAACTACAATACCCAACTTATCCGCGCAGTTACATGGATATAAATTTTTATTGA
- the LOC133915750 gene encoding type IV inositol polyphosphate 5-phosphatase 7-like isoform X1, translated as METMRDENSNKNKKLSWSKTLVRKWFNIKTKAKDFHSDYAVEEVGVQWRTSFSDRDACKSKKSRTERLPRKNVDRDGRVGNGFDGAYITNTQDYRVFVGTWNVGGRSPSSHLNLDDWLHTSPAADIYVIGFQEIVPLNAGNVLLTEDNGPAKKWVSLVRKTLNNLDQQGSVVYNYHTPSPAPDPIVELNVDFERSSRRQRNSSFFHRRSFQSFNRSSRIDMMDPHSLVDRRFSVCDRISFGSRPSDVDTSMRCGGSSDDENIDEESPSGIFFPPMPCGYGAPLCTDSRYCLVASKQMVGIFLMVWVRSDIRENVKNLKVSCVGRGLMGYLGNKGSISISMSLHRTSFCFVCTHLTSGQKDGDQLRRNADVVEILRKTRFPHVHGAGDKKSPETILDHDRIIWLGDLNYRIALSYRSVKALVEMHNWKQLLEKDQLRIEQRYGRVFAGWKEGRIYFPPTYKYSYNSDRYAGDDMHPNEKRRTPAWCDRILWYGRGLNQLCYVRGESRFSDHRPVYSIFTAEVQIPSQTQFGGISRSSSLMGVDELQYPTYPRSYMDINFY; from the exons ATGGAGACAATGAGAGATGAGAATTCGAACAAGAACAAG AAGCTGTCCTGGTCCAAGACCCTTGTTAGGAAGTGGTTCAACATCAAAACAAAGGCGAAAGACTTCCATTCAGATTATGCAGTTGAAGAAG TGGGAGTGCAGTGGAGGACCAGTTTCTCTGATAGAGATGCATGCAAATCCAAGAAAAGCAGGACAG AGCGGTTGCCTAGGAAGAATGTGGATCGAGATGGTCGAGTAGGAAATGGATTTGACGGTGCTTATATTACAAACACACAGGACTACAG GGTCTTCGTTGGTACATGGAATGTGGGCGGAAGGTCACCATCTAGTCATTTGAATCTGGATGACTGGCTTCATACATCTCCTGCTgctgatatatatgtgattgg GTTTCAGGAAATTGTTCCTTTGAATGCTGGTAACGTTCTATTGACTGAAGACAATGGTCCAGCGAAGAAATGGGTTTCTCTTGTTAGAAAAACTCTAAATAATCTGGATCAACAAGGCTCAGTTGTCTATAATTACCACACCCCCTCACCGGCTCCAGATCCTATTGTGGAGCTCAATGTTGACTTTGAGAGATCATCAAGAAGACAAAGGAACTCATCATTCTTCCATCGACGTTCATTCCAGTCCTTTAATCGTAGTTCAAGAATTGACATGATGGATCCTCACTCGTTAGTGGACCGTCGTTTCAGTGTTTGTGACCGGATTAGCTTCGGCAGCAGGCCAAGTGATGTTGACACCAGTATGAGATGTGGTGGGTCATCTGATGATGAGAATATTGACGAGGAATCACCTAGTGGTATATTCTTCCCACCAATGCCATGCGGATATGGTGCTCCACTATGCACCGATTCTAG GTATTGCTTAGTTGCCAGCAAGCAAATGGTTGGAATTTTCCTCATGGTTTGGGTACGGAGTGATATAAGGGAGAATGTGAAGAACTTGAAGGTTTCATGTGTTGGTAGAGGCTTGATGGGCTATCTTGGAAACAAG GGATCAATATCAATCAGCATGTCTCTGCATCGGACAAGCTTTTGCTTTGTGTGCACTCACTTAACATCAGGTCAAAAAGATGGTGACCAACTTAGAAGAAATGCAGATGTAGTGGAAATTCTGAGGAAAACCAGATTTCCACATGTTCATGGAGCAGGTGACAAGAAGTCACCAGAGACAATTCTTGACCATGA tCGTATTATATGGCTTGGGGATCTGAATTACCGGATAGCTCTTTCATATCGCTCAGTGAAGGCTTTGGTTGAGATGCACAATTGGAAACAGTTATTGGAAAAGGACCAG CTTCGCATAGAGCAAAGATACGGTCGGGTATTTGCAGGCTGGAAAGAAGGAAGGATTTACTTTCCTCCCACGTACAAATACTCATACAACTCTGATAGATATGCCGGCGATGATATGCACCCAAATGAGAAGCGAAGAACACCAGCGtg GTGTGACCGAATTCTGTGGTATGGAAGAGGTCTGAATCAACTATGTTATGTGCGTGGCGAGTCCAGGTTCTCAGATCACAGACCTGTGTATAGCATTTTCACAGCAGAAGTTCAAATTCCGAGCCAAACACAATTCGGTGGcatttctcgttctagctctcTCATGGGGGTGGATGAACTACAATACCCAACTTATCCGCGCAGTTACATGGATATAAATTTTTATTGA